The Fictibacillus phosphorivorans genomic sequence AATCTCTTCCAAAGCTGTTGTACTCCCATTAATAACTAAAGTGGTGCTCTTATCTTTATCTTCAACATTTGGCAGTAGGTTCTTCATAAAAAAGTCAGAAGCTGAAAAATCTACTGGCCGAATAAACTTGTCTTCGGTTTGAATGAACCTCTCGATTCGATCTATTCTGAAACTCCGGACTTCCTTCCTAAGATGACAAAAACCAATCACATACCATTTCCTATGCCAAAAGATAATTCTGTACGGATCGATCAATCTATCACTTGATTGGTTCTCTTTACTATTTTGGTAAGTAATCTTTATGGAGTACTCATCAGCTACTGAAGTCTCCAGCTCTTTTAACGTAGATTCTACAGAGGATGAACGTAATCGACTGATTACTTCAAGACTTGATAAATGTTGGTTTCTCTTTGTTTCCTGTTCTTGATTTGAGTATTTACCTAGTTTGGATACCGCTCTATTGAGTGCTTCACCTCCATAATAGCCCGCTTCACTTGCAAAAACAGCTGCGTGAAACAGTGACGTTTGCTCTTCAATATCAAAGAAAAGAGGAGCCTCTATAAAATGGTTCAATAGAGAGTATCCACCATTATGTCCTGCATCTGAAATGATAGGTACACCACTTGTTGAAAGGGTATCAATGTATCGATATACCGTCCTTATATTCAGCTCTAACTTCTCTGAGATTTCTTTGGCAGTGACTTTTCCACCTGACCGAAGCATCCATAAAACGGCTAGCATATTGTCAATTTTAGGCATAAGAAAACTCCACTTCTATTTAAATCATATTCTATATATCCAAACTCTAGTATAGCTCACAACAAAAGAATATTTTCTGTATTTAGTGTGTTTTTTACACTTTTCAGATTACCAAATTACCTTTAACAGAGCATAATAATAATGAAGAGTTTTCAGGCTATAGGTGTCTGCAAACTCTCAGAATTACTTTATAGTTATAGAAATCAAACTGTTAGACTCTTAGCATAGCGTTAAATTTAGTTTAAAGTAATACCAGTTCAATAAAAAAACATCTCTTCTTGAAGAGATGCACACAATTAGCTATTTCATGAATATATAATTATATTAAATTCATTAAATGAATAGGCCCCTCCTTTTACGAGCAGCCTATCGTAGTAAAATGAAAAAATTTTAAAAAATAGTCGGTACCATTCCCCCATCCATACGTATAGGAGCTCCTTTAAACGCTGAGGCATAAGGACTACATACAAATGTAGTCAATCTACCTATTTCAGCAGGTCTGATAAAACGCTGTATTTCAGATTGAGGTAGGTTTGTAGTCATAAATTCTTTCTCTTTTTCTGAAAAATTCATATCTTCATTTGGGTAGATCCCTTCAATAATTTGATATACATTTTCAGAGAGTGTTGGTCCTGGTAGAATTGTATTAACAGTAACTTCTGTTCCTTTTGTTAATTTAGATAAGCTTTTTGACAATGATAATAGCATTGATTTTGTTGCACAATACTGAGGCATTTGTCCTGAAGGCATCATTGCTTCTTCACTCGCAATAAAGATAATGCGACCATAATCATTGTTCAACATTTTAGGTAAATAAAATTTAGATAATCCATTTGCAACAAGAAAATTAGTGCGGAAATATTTTTCCCATACTTCATCATCTACGTCCTCATATTGCATGATTTCATATATCCCCATATTGTTAACTAAAATATCAATATTGGGGTATTTCCTAAATAAAGCTTCTCTCTGCTGAATATCCACTAGATCGGCTGCAGCATTTTGAGGAGAGGTAGCTGGAAAATCTAATTTAATTTCATTTACAATTCGTTCTACCTCTTCATAATCTCGTCCATTAATTAGTACATTAACACCTTCTTTAGCAAGTTCAATGGCAATTGCTTTACCTATACCTTTCGTTGATCCAGTAACTAATGCTGTTTTATTGTTTAATTCCATATCCATAATTTATTGATCTCCTGTATCTACTTAGTGTGAAAAATTATCTCTATTTATTGAGTGTGTACTAATTGTTCATTACGCCAATTTGAAGGAGTATCACCTTCCCAAAGGCGAAAGGCACGGTAGAACGAGTTCTGGTCTTCATATCCAATCAGAAATGCCACTTCTTTAATATCGAGCGAGGGGTCCGCCAAGTACTCTCGTGCCTGCTCATGTCGCACTTGTGTCAACAGATGCTTGAAGTTCGTCCCTTCTTCAGTCAGTCTGCGCTGTAAGGTACGATCACTCATCCCCAATTCGCTAGCGACAGTCTGAATGTCAGGACGCCCTCCTGTTAAGCTCCGTTTCGTTATCCACTTGACCATCTCGGTGATTGAGCGACTGCTTTGCTGCTCATTCAACGATTTATCCAGTACAGGAGTCAGAATCTCTAGTAATTCCGCGTTGTACGAAACAAAGGGACGATCCAGATCTCCTCTATGTAACGTCAACCTGTTACAATTTGCACCGATTCGGATACGGCATCCAAAAAAAGTTTCAAGTACCTCTATATCCCCCATAGCGTGTGTGAATTCGACGAACCTCGCTTTTAAAGGGTGACCTGTTCCGCGGCGCCCTAGCTCCAGAAGAAATGCTAGTGTAATACCTATCAGCAGAGGCGGACCGGGTTGATCGATATCCAACCAATCCAGTTCGATTGTACAGTGCTCGCCTTTCTCGATGATACGTAAAGTTTCAGGGGGGCAAAGTTGTTTGTACCGGGCCATTCGCTTCAGAGCGTCACGGTAGTAACGAGCGTGGTAAGTAGCTAAAACGCTAGGAGGGTAATGCGCTGTTTTAAAACCGGTCGTAAGCTTGATAATTCCTTTTGCATTATCATCAATGAGATCGGAATAAGCTTGCCAAATCGCCAAATATTGGGCGGTTGTGACATCTGGTTCAGTAATAATGGTGAGCGGAAGTCGTGCTTTTCTAACCACATCGTGGGCGGCAATCCCCAGTTGATTTAATCCTGTCCAAAATCCTGCCGGAATTTTTATTCGAGATTGAGACGTCATACATACAGGTCCTCCCTATCACTATCTACACAAACATTATTCTTGGATATGATTAGCAGTACAGTTAATACAATACCTATCCAACTTTTCTCTGTAACTAGCAGAGGACGACATTTCACTTGCCGATTACGCCAAATAAATGCGTTAGTATTTCATATATAACTGCCGTTGTGTAGGTAGCTACAAAAAAACACCAAACCTATTAGTGTTTTTGTTATTTACCTTTTCAACAATGGTACCTTAAAATCTTAAGTTATTACTAAAAAAATATGCTTTATATCCCGCAATCTCAACCGAAAGTTGAGCAAGATTAATTTATTTTAGAATATATACAAGTATCTGTCAGCCTGCTACCGTCTGCGGATAGATCATCATTCCTTAATGTCCCTTCATGTGTAAAACCAAGTTTTTCAGGTATAAAGCGGCTTTTTACGTTTCTTGATTCACATCTTATTTCCATTCTCTTCAATGCTAGGTGATTAAATCCGAAGTCAACTAACTCCTTTACGGCTTCGGTCATATATCCATTACCGCTAAACTTTGTATTTATCCAGTATCCTATTTCACATTTTCGAATGTCCCAGTCAATCCTATGAAGGCTCGCAGTTCCGATAAAGTCCTTGCCTCCACCGTTTTTAAAGATCAGGAAACGAAAACTTTCTCTTTTCAAAAAATTGATGTGAGCATTTTTTAATAAAATAGCTGTTTCTTCAAGAGTAGGAATTTCTTGAAAAAGGGAAAGCCACACTTTTAACTCATTAAATGAATCTTTGATGGCTTCACTCACAATTTCTTCGTCCCCAGATTGAAGAGGTGCTCGAAGAATTAGCCTTTCCGTATTCATTTGCAAAGGGATATCTAATAATAATGGATTCATAGGATTCTCTCTCCTTGATTAATCTAATGAATAGCAGTTAGAGTATTTCTTCTTTATGAAAATACACCAACTCTTCTACATTTATTCAAAAGCTTCCTTAAAAAGCGCGTTAATCCTTCTTGGATCAAGCACCCATCTTTCGAATAAATAGCTTAAACGTTGTGGAATGAAGAAACAGCTCAATGAATAAAGGGAACTTCTCAAAGGAAGTTCCCCCTATTTCTTACTGTCTTCCTTCTGTTAATGGAATGGACTCATATTTTTCAGGATCGATGGTATAAACAGAACCATCGGTTACGCCATCAATGACTCCGTATAGTCCGCGCTCTACGGCTTTAACAAGCTGGCCTTTTTTCTTTTGACCAAACGATTGTGTTTGGCCTCGAACTTCAAAGAGCACCGTCCCACTTCCGTTCAGTGCGAATGACCCAAGTGCTGTTCCAGGCAGGTTCTGATTCTGTGGATACAATGAGATGTTTCCGAATGGGGAATTACCTTGCTGCTGCATCGCATTATACACTGCAACGTTCAGCTGTCTGGAGTAATCATAGTCATATTTATCAGCATATTGCGTATAGGCTGCACCTTCAGTCGTTTTTGGATTAGGTACGAACTGCGCGGAGATGGAAAACGTTACAAGATTATCCGTACCATCCACCTCGTAGTAAGGTGCTTGGTGATGGAGGTCAATGAACGCTTCGACCTTTCCAAATTCCTTTACAAGGTTTTTATACACATCACGTACCGTTTGTGATTCAGGAGTGATATACCATCCTGCAGTAGACGATTTACCTGGAAAATCGGATGCTTTGGGTACATA encodes the following:
- a CDS encoding M14 family zinc carboxypeptidase, whose protein sequence is MFKRKMVYTLGALVLSATLTAPTFASANTSPGTPDQQTFSVEGFINHAELSSKLQQIATSSQGKVKVETVGHSNRNREIYKATVGTGKKVVMIQSEIHGNEKTGTNAILNILQFLGSNSPDAKKIRSEITLVALPMVNPDASELDRRGNDMNWNEVVRKFPQLTTAKPSWNYYTYKNETYDYTSKPGFDVNRDFNPDLNYVPKASDFPGKSSTAGWYITPESQTVRDVYKNLVKEFGKVEAFIDLHHQAPYYEVDGTDNLVTFSISAQFVPNPKTTEGAAYTQYADKYDYDYSRQLNVAVYNAMQQQGNSPFGNISLYPQNQNLPGTALGSFALNGSGTVLFEVRGQTQSFGQKKKGQLVKAVERGLYGVIDGVTDGSVYTIDPEKYESIPLTEGRQ
- a CDS encoding AraC family transcriptional regulator, whose translation is MTSQSRIKIPAGFWTGLNQLGIAAHDVVRKARLPLTIITEPDVTTAQYLAIWQAYSDLIDDNAKGIIKLTTGFKTAHYPPSVLATYHARYYRDALKRMARYKQLCPPETLRIIEKGEHCTIELDWLDIDQPGPPLLIGITLAFLLELGRRGTGHPLKARFVEFTHAMGDIEVLETFFGCRIRIGANCNRLTLHRGDLDRPFVSYNAELLEILTPVLDKSLNEQQSSRSITEMVKWITKRSLTGGRPDIQTVASELGMSDRTLQRRLTEEGTNFKHLLTQVRHEQAREYLADPSLDIKEVAFLIGYEDQNSFYRAFRLWEGDTPSNWRNEQLVHTQ
- a CDS encoding SDR family NAD(P)-dependent oxidoreductase — its product is MDMELNNKTALVTGSTKGIGKAIAIELAKEGVNVLINGRDYEEVERIVNEIKLDFPATSPQNAAADLVDIQQREALFRKYPNIDILVNNMGIYEIMQYEDVDDEVWEKYFRTNFLVANGLSKFYLPKMLNNDYGRIIFIASEEAMMPSGQMPQYCATKSMLLSLSKSLSKLTKGTEVTVNTILPGPTLSENVYQIIEGIYPNEDMNFSEKEKEFMTTNLPQSEIQRFIRPAEIGRLTTFVCSPYASAFKGAPIRMDGGMVPTIF
- a CDS encoding helix-turn-helix transcriptional regulator — its product is MPKIDNMLAVLWMLRSGGKVTAKEISEKLELNIRTVYRYIDTLSTSGVPIISDAGHNGGYSLLNHFIEAPLFFDIEEQTSLFHAAVFASEAGYYGGEALNRAVSKLGKYSNQEQETKRNQHLSSLEVISRLRSSSVESTLKELETSVADEYSIKITYQNSKENQSSDRLIDPYRIIFWHRKWYVIGFCHLRKEVRSFRIDRIERFIQTEDKFIRPVDFSASDFFMKNLLPNVEDKDKSTTLVINGSTTALEEICQHWFLGHYLQSQSSNQATFLLEKDILHTYVPHMLLPYGRSIQVIEPINLKKRIIEVLSDLINFHQV
- a CDS encoding GNAT family N-acetyltransferase, with translation MNPLLLDIPLQMNTERLILRAPLQSGDEEIVSEAIKDSFNELKVWLSLFQEIPTLEETAILLKNAHINFLKRESFRFLIFKNGGGKDFIGTASLHRIDWDIRKCEIGYWINTKFSGNGYMTEAVKELVDFGFNHLALKRMEIRCESRNVKSRFIPEKLGFTHEGTLRNDDLSADGSRLTDTCIYSKIN